In the Phaseolus vulgaris cultivar G19833 chromosome 7, P. vulgaris v2.0, whole genome shotgun sequence genome, one interval contains:
- the LOC137829887 gene encoding CAX-interacting protein 4 produces MPATAGRVRMPANNRVHSSAALQTHGIWQSAIGYDPYAPNKEDKKDSSQNLPNAEPDAENAYASFQGLLQLAKITNADVDVSRGACKKCGRVGHLKFQCKNYVKIKEDNEEKDPDAMQSAGLVGLDKKLKAEKGDRRSNVESSEEEEDSDSSDSEIDSEIERIIAERSGKKISGKRSSSSKKGDSDDDGSDKDFDKRRKRGRSKKRSSKRKVSDSDDSDEERRRRRKRRREHRRKREKSLDEDEEYRSSRRKSRKEKRRRRSHLSDSDSSEDSIVRHKRKNKRASSSSETDASGHNDSRKGRHVNKSEKRRSRRHGDDE; encoded by the coding sequence ATGCCGGCTACAGCAGGAAGGGTTCGCATGCCTGCGAACAATAGGGTTCACAGCAGTGCAGCTCTTCAAACCCATGGCATATGGCAAAGTGCCATTGGCTATGACCCTTATGCACCCAACAAGGAAGACAAGAAGGACTCTTCGCAAAATCTGCCAAATGCAGAACCTGATGCTGAGAATGCATATGCTAGCTTTCAGGGCCTTCTACAGCTTGCCAAAATAACAAATGCTGATGTAGATGTATCCCGTGGGGCCTGCAAGAAATGTGGCCGTGTTGGACACCTCAAGTTTCAGTGCAAGAACTATGTGAAAATCAAGGAAGACAATGAAGAGAAGGATCCTGATGCAATGCAGTCTGCGGGGTTGGTTGGATTGGATAAAAAGTTGAAGGCTGAGAAGGGGGATAGGAGAAGTAATGTTGAGAGCTCAGAAGAGGAGGAGGACAGTGATAGTTCAGATTCTGAGATTGATTCAGAGATTGAGAGAATTATCGCTGAAAGGTCTGGGAAGAAAATTAGTGGAAAGAGAAGTTCTTCCAGTAAGAAGGGGGATTCAGATGATGATGGATCAGACAAAGATTTTGACAAGAGGAGAAAGAGAGGTAGGTCAAAGAAGAGGAGTTCTAAGAGAAAAGTTAGTGATTCAGATGATTCAGACGAagagaggaggaggaggaggaagagaaGAAGGGAACACAggaggaagagggagaagtCTCTAGATGAAGACGAGGAGTATAGAAGCAGTCGTAGGAAGAgtaggaaggagaagagaagaaGGAGAAGCCATCTGTCAGATTCTGATTCATCTGAAGATTCCATTGTAAGGCACAAGCGAAAGAACAAAAGGGCCTCATCATCTTCCGAAACTGATGCAAGTGGACATAATGATTCAAGGAAGGGTAGGCATGTCAACAAATCAGAAAAGAGAAGGAGCCGTCGCCATGGCGATGATGAATGA